Proteins encoded within one genomic window of Paenarthrobacter sp. JL.01a:
- a CDS encoding RcpC/CpaB family pilus assembly protein: MAVQQLTPASAAHATVLVAVRDLAAGTTLKETDFTTVDIAPELALTAQVENPARLAGRQLASPLGKGQIPTDSVLLGPGLLTGSPAGTAAVPLRMADPSSIQLLSPGQLVTVVLTASGSYDESRQSQVLAGPVPVLWTSAQGGKAGEWLGTSDTDGLVVVAANPQQAEKLAGASTQGKLFFVLVSP; encoded by the coding sequence ATGGCCGTCCAGCAGCTGACTCCGGCGTCGGCGGCGCATGCCACCGTCCTTGTGGCAGTGCGCGATCTCGCGGCCGGCACCACACTGAAGGAAACCGACTTCACCACAGTGGACATCGCGCCTGAACTCGCTTTGACCGCGCAGGTGGAAAATCCTGCAAGGCTCGCCGGACGCCAATTGGCATCTCCCCTGGGCAAGGGGCAAATCCCAACTGATTCAGTTCTCCTGGGACCGGGCCTGCTAACCGGCTCTCCCGCAGGCACAGCTGCCGTTCCACTCCGCATGGCCGATCCCTCCTCTATTCAGCTCCTTTCGCCAGGGCAGCTGGTGACGGTGGTCCTTACCGCTTCCGGCTCCTATGACGAATCGCGCCAAAGCCAGGTCCTTGCCGGCCCCGTGCCCGTACTTTGGACCTCGGCCCAGGGAGGTAAGGCGGGCGAATGGCTTGGGACAAGTGACACCGACGGGCTGGTGGTGGTTGCAGCCAATCCCCAGCAAGCAGAAAAGCTTGCCGGCGCATCAACGCAAGGCAAGCTTTTCTTTGTCCTGGTCAGCCCATGA
- a CDS encoding FmdB family zinc ribbon protein: protein MPTYAYACKDCDHAFDIVQSFSDSSLTECPECKGTLRKKFNSVGVVFKGSGFYRTDSRDTKGSSTVSAAPSTPSAPAAATPAPAAAAAAS from the coding sequence GTGCCCACATACGCATACGCCTGCAAAGACTGTGACCATGCCTTCGACATCGTCCAGTCCTTCTCAGACAGCTCCCTGACAGAGTGCCCGGAATGCAAAGGCACGCTGCGCAAGAAGTTCAACAGCGTTGGCGTCGTCTTCAAGGGCTCCGGTTTCTACCGCACAGACTCGCGTGACACGAAGGGCAGCAGCACCGTTTCGGCAGCGCCCTCCACTCCAAGCGCACCTGCGGCCGCCACACCCGCTCCCGCTGCCGCGGCAGCAGCGAGCTAA
- a CDS encoding PTS sugar transporter subunit IIA, protein MAEPLDRYDAELTTPDTVILELVAADKIDAAAQLAHKLHQAGRISNLEGFLEQVHSREHQLATGLPGGIGLPHARSEFVDRISIAVGVTKFGHALDFGAADGPATLILLIATPASSFSDHLEVLATLARSLSKESFRESLRRAHDPEVISELINSSLVFFDH, encoded by the coding sequence TTGGCTGAACCACTGGACCGATACGACGCGGAACTGACCACCCCTGACACGGTCATTCTTGAGCTTGTTGCCGCGGACAAGATCGACGCCGCGGCACAGTTGGCCCACAAACTCCATCAGGCCGGAAGGATTTCGAACCTCGAGGGCTTCCTGGAGCAGGTGCATTCACGCGAACACCAGCTGGCTACGGGCCTTCCCGGGGGAATCGGCCTTCCGCACGCCCGCAGTGAGTTCGTCGACCGGATCTCCATCGCGGTTGGGGTCACCAAGTTTGGCCATGCGTTGGACTTCGGGGCCGCCGACGGCCCGGCGACGCTCATCCTGCTCATCGCCACGCCGGCCAGTTCCTTCTCCGACCACCTTGAGGTCCTGGCTACCCTGGCGCGCTCCCTTTCGAAGGAGTCCTTCAGGGAATCCCTGCGCCGCGCGCACGACCCCGAGGTCATTTCCGAACTCATCAATTCCAGCCTGGTCTTCTTCGACCACTAA
- a CDS encoding SURF1 family protein, translating to MLKTALKPRWIAGLVFALLLSAVFVLLSQWQLSRSTQHEAPAPSSVEEVKPLVDVLKPGQFFPGSVSDQMVTATGSYDPGKQVLVEGRLYNNQKGFWIVSAFAVNDAPVLKGVAASPQTWIPVARGWVADAAQAGPPPSGTVTLTGRLLPSEAPVPNVDAGPGRASAVSTAELINTWQISSYPGFIAATSEISGGATIALDGDVKALNIPAQPPAEQVNWLNLFYAVEWVVFAGFSVFIWWRLVRDDYRRDLEDDEDDEDYEYSDGFPDEPYAVPAATEPASQDPEPKVQQ from the coding sequence GTGTTGAAAACTGCCCTGAAACCCCGTTGGATCGCAGGCTTGGTCTTTGCGCTTCTGCTGTCCGCGGTGTTTGTGCTGCTCAGCCAATGGCAGCTCAGCAGGTCAACCCAGCACGAGGCCCCTGCGCCGTCCAGCGTCGAAGAAGTTAAGCCCCTGGTCGACGTGCTCAAGCCTGGACAGTTTTTCCCCGGCTCGGTTTCCGACCAGATGGTCACCGCCACAGGGAGCTATGACCCCGGCAAGCAAGTACTGGTGGAGGGACGCCTGTACAACAACCAAAAGGGCTTCTGGATCGTCTCCGCCTTCGCGGTCAACGACGCTCCCGTGCTCAAGGGGGTCGCCGCCTCGCCGCAAACCTGGATTCCAGTAGCCCGCGGCTGGGTGGCTGACGCTGCCCAAGCCGGCCCGCCGCCGTCGGGCACTGTGACGCTGACCGGTCGCCTCCTCCCTTCCGAAGCGCCCGTACCAAATGTCGACGCCGGCCCGGGCCGGGCATCAGCGGTCTCCACCGCGGAACTGATCAATACCTGGCAAATTTCCAGTTACCCCGGCTTCATTGCCGCGACGTCCGAAATCAGCGGTGGCGCCACCATCGCGCTGGACGGAGACGTCAAGGCACTCAATATCCCGGCACAGCCACCGGCGGAGCAGGTCAACTGGTTGAACCTCTTCTACGCTGTGGAATGGGTGGTCTTTGCCGGTTTCTCCGTCTTCATCTGGTGGCGCCTGGTGCGCGACGATTACCGTCGGGACCTTGAGGACGACGAGGACGACGAAGACTACGAGTACTCCGACGGGTTTCCGGACGAACCCTACGCCGTCCCGGCGGCAACCGAACCTGCAAGTCAAGACCCAGAACCTAAGGTGCAGCAATGA
- the galU gene encoding UTP--glucose-1-phosphate uridylyltransferase GalU: protein MICSFRYISPVTLDNNAVRKAVIPAAGLGTRFLPATKAMPKEMLPVVDKPAIQYVVEEAVKVGLHDVLMITGRSKRALEDHFDRVPALEATLAEKGDTAKLEAIQSATNLGDIHYVRQGDPNGLGHAVLRAKQHVGYEPFAVLLGDDLIDARDDLLSEMIAVQQKTGGSVVALIEVEPSKISAYGCADVEDIDEDGYVRIKQLVEKPSPEEAPSNLAVIGRYVLHPAVFEVLEKTGPGRGGEIQLTDALEVLAAGEGEGYGVYGVVFRGRRYDTGDKLSYLKACIELAAEREDLGPELREWLPNFTATLPQ, encoded by the coding sequence ATGATCTGTTCCTTCCGTTACATTAGTCCGGTGACTCTCGATAACAACGCTGTCCGTAAGGCTGTCATCCCTGCAGCGGGTCTTGGTACCCGGTTCCTTCCCGCCACCAAGGCGATGCCGAAGGAAATGCTGCCCGTGGTCGACAAGCCCGCCATCCAGTACGTCGTCGAAGAAGCGGTCAAGGTGGGCCTGCACGACGTCCTCATGATCACAGGACGCAGCAAGCGCGCTCTGGAAGACCACTTTGACCGGGTGCCGGCGCTTGAAGCGACCTTGGCTGAAAAGGGCGACACCGCCAAGCTCGAAGCCATCCAGTCCGCCACCAACCTCGGCGACATCCACTACGTCCGTCAGGGCGATCCGAACGGCCTGGGCCACGCTGTCCTGCGTGCAAAGCAGCACGTCGGTTACGAGCCCTTCGCCGTCCTGCTCGGTGACGACCTCATCGACGCGCGCGACGATCTCCTGAGCGAAATGATCGCTGTCCAGCAGAAGACCGGCGGTTCCGTTGTGGCCCTGATCGAGGTGGAGCCGTCCAAGATCAGCGCTTACGGCTGCGCCGACGTTGAGGACATCGACGAGGACGGTTACGTCCGCATCAAGCAACTGGTGGAAAAGCCGTCTCCCGAAGAGGCCCCTTCGAACCTTGCCGTGATTGGCCGCTACGTGCTGCACCCGGCTGTCTTCGAGGTCCTGGAGAAGACCGGCCCGGGCCGTGGTGGAGAAATCCAGCTGACCGACGCCCTTGAGGTCCTGGCAGCCGGCGAGGGAGAGGGCTACGGCGTGTACGGCGTGGTCTTCCGCGGCCGACGCTACGACACCGGCGACAAGCTCAGCTACCTCAAAGCCTGCATCGAGCTGGCAGCCGAGCGTGAGGACCTCGGTCCTGAGCTTCGCGAGTGGCTGCCGAACTTCACCGCCACGCTTCCCCAGTAA
- a CDS encoding 5-formyltetrahydrofolate cyclo-ligase: MASKEDIRRSRRLYRRALSPEQIATAGEALAQHGTAWAKGITSGEPARFAVYVGVAFEPPTMPLLEALHNAGHEVLLPVCEPERQLSWVHWTPSTVFERSTYAPIDEPLGERLDSSVVATAAGIFMPATAVDRDGNRIGQGGGYYDRLLQGLDASGQRPPTIAVVYDDDLLPFGSIPAEAFDRPVREVLTPSGVVTLDDAGEDA; this comes from the coding sequence ATGGCATCGAAAGAAGACATCCGCCGCAGCCGGCGTCTCTACAGAAGGGCCCTGTCCCCGGAGCAGATCGCAACAGCGGGCGAGGCCCTGGCCCAGCATGGAACCGCCTGGGCCAAGGGCATCACCTCCGGCGAACCAGCCCGGTTCGCGGTGTATGTGGGAGTCGCTTTCGAACCACCCACCATGCCACTGCTTGAGGCCCTTCATAACGCGGGCCACGAGGTGCTGCTTCCGGTCTGCGAACCGGAACGCCAACTGAGCTGGGTGCATTGGACTCCGTCGACGGTCTTTGAGCGCTCCACCTACGCGCCCATCGACGAACCCCTGGGCGAGCGATTGGACAGTTCAGTGGTCGCAACTGCCGCGGGGATCTTCATGCCGGCTACCGCCGTCGATCGTGACGGAAACAGGATCGGCCAAGGCGGCGGATACTACGACCGGCTGCTGCAGGGCCTCGATGCCTCCGGTCAGCGGCCGCCCACCATCGCCGTGGTGTACGACGACGATCTGTTGCCTTTCGGCTCCATACCCGCCGAAGCTTTTGATCGCCCTGTGCGGGAAGTACTGACGCCGTCCGGCGTCGTCACGCTGGATGACGCCGGAGAAGACGCCTGA
- the guaA gene encoding glutamine-hydrolyzing GMP synthase has product MTTPTAPQTSQKPVLVVDYGAQYAQLIARRVREANVYSEIVPHTFTTEQLLAKDPAAIILSGGPSSVYAEGAPFVEADLFEAGVPVFGICYGFQAMANALGGKVAQTGLREYGATEALLVGDARSILDGVPASQNTWMSHGDSVHEAPEGFEVLATTAGAPVAAFANDEKRLYGVQWHPEVKHSVLGQHVLENFLFKGAGLSPNWTTGNILEEQVERIREQIGDSKVICGLSGGVDSAVAAALVQRAVGDQLTCVFVDHGLLREGEAEQVERDFVAATGVNLYVANEQERFLSALAGVSDPETKRKIIGREFIRAFEEAERAIIAQAAAEGEKIKFLVQGTLYPDVVESGGGEGAANIKSHHNVGGLPEDLQFELVEPLRALFKDEVRAVGAQLGLPQEIVGRQPFPGPGLGIRIVGEVTKERLDLLRKADAIARAELTAAGLDNDVWQMPVVLLADVRSVGVQGDGRTYGHPIVLRPVSSEDAMTADWSRLPYDLLARISNRITNEVDGVNRVVLDVTSKPPGTIEWE; this is encoded by the coding sequence GTGACTACTCCCACCGCACCCCAGACTTCACAGAAGCCGGTGCTGGTTGTTGACTACGGTGCCCAGTACGCGCAGCTGATTGCCCGCCGCGTCCGTGAAGCAAACGTGTATTCGGAAATCGTTCCGCACACCTTCACCACCGAGCAGCTTCTGGCCAAAGACCCGGCAGCCATCATCCTCTCCGGCGGACCCTCCAGCGTCTACGCCGAAGGAGCCCCGTTCGTGGAGGCTGACCTCTTCGAGGCCGGCGTTCCCGTGTTCGGCATCTGCTACGGATTCCAGGCCATGGCCAACGCCCTTGGTGGCAAAGTGGCCCAGACGGGCCTGCGGGAGTACGGCGCGACCGAAGCCCTCCTTGTGGGCGACGCACGTTCCATCCTCGACGGCGTCCCGGCCTCCCAGAACACCTGGATGAGCCACGGCGACTCCGTCCATGAGGCACCTGAAGGCTTTGAAGTGCTGGCGACGACGGCCGGAGCGCCGGTCGCTGCCTTCGCCAACGACGAGAAGCGCCTTTACGGTGTGCAGTGGCACCCGGAAGTGAAGCACTCCGTCCTTGGCCAGCACGTCCTGGAAAACTTCCTGTTCAAGGGCGCCGGTTTGAGCCCGAACTGGACCACCGGCAACATACTTGAAGAGCAGGTGGAGCGCATCCGCGAGCAAATCGGGGACTCCAAGGTCATTTGTGGCCTCTCCGGTGGCGTCGACTCGGCTGTTGCGGCCGCACTCGTCCAGCGTGCCGTTGGTGACCAGCTCACTTGTGTCTTCGTCGATCACGGTTTGCTCCGTGAGGGGGAGGCCGAGCAGGTCGAACGTGACTTCGTCGCCGCTACGGGTGTCAACCTGTATGTCGCCAACGAGCAGGAACGCTTCCTCTCTGCCCTGGCCGGGGTCAGCGATCCCGAAACCAAGCGCAAGATCATCGGCCGCGAATTCATCCGTGCTTTCGAAGAAGCCGAGCGGGCCATCATCGCCCAGGCAGCTGCCGAAGGCGAAAAGATCAAGTTCCTGGTCCAGGGCACGCTCTACCCGGACGTCGTCGAATCCGGCGGCGGCGAGGGTGCTGCGAACATCAAGAGCCACCACAACGTTGGCGGGCTTCCGGAGGATCTGCAGTTTGAGCTCGTTGAGCCGCTGCGCGCCCTCTTCAAGGACGAAGTCCGCGCCGTTGGTGCACAGCTTGGACTGCCCCAGGAAATCGTGGGCCGCCAGCCGTTCCCCGGCCCGGGTTTGGGTATCCGCATCGTCGGTGAAGTGACCAAGGAGCGTCTCGACCTGCTCCGTAAGGCCGATGCCATTGCCCGCGCAGAACTCACGGCCGCAGGCCTGGACAACGACGTCTGGCAGATGCCGGTGGTTCTCCTTGCCGATGTCCGCAGCGTCGGCGTCCAGGGTGATGGACGTACCTACGGGCACCCCATCGTCCTGCGTCCGGTATCTTCCGAGGACGCCATGACGGCGGACTGGTCGCGTTTGCCCTACGACCTTCTGGCCCGTATCTCCAACCGCATCACCAATGAGGTGGATGGCGTGAATCGTGTGGTGTTGGACGTCACCAGCAAGCCACCGGGAACCATCGAGTGGGAATAG
- a CDS encoding DUF3817 domain-containing protein — translation MIEPKPAIQPEQSGPKPKKRRFGGTEAQIRSALKFYKVMAYLTGAMLLLLCAELIARYGFGVSLFAGGTNAVTGQPFGFGFAESEPKGVIGGFNISTTVLIVHGWMYVVYLVSNFRLWSLMRWPFSKMVLLALGGVVPLLSFIVEKKFHAEVEAELAANPQASKRY, via the coding sequence ATGATTGAGCCCAAACCGGCCATCCAGCCTGAGCAGTCAGGACCGAAGCCCAAGAAGCGGCGGTTCGGCGGGACGGAAGCCCAGATCCGTTCGGCCCTGAAGTTTTACAAGGTCATGGCCTACCTCACCGGTGCCATGTTGCTTCTGCTGTGTGCCGAACTGATCGCACGTTACGGCTTCGGCGTTTCCCTCTTCGCCGGCGGCACCAATGCGGTCACCGGCCAGCCGTTCGGCTTCGGTTTCGCAGAATCCGAGCCCAAGGGTGTCATTGGTGGGTTCAACATTTCCACCACCGTGCTGATCGTGCACGGATGGATGTACGTGGTGTACCTCGTTTCCAACTTCCGTCTGTGGTCCCTGATGCGGTGGCCTTTCTCCAAGATGGTCCTGCTGGCCTTGGGCGGTGTTGTTCCCCTGCTTTCCTTCATCGTGGAGAAGAAGTTCCACGCTGAGGTGGAGGCTGAACTGGCCGCCAACCCCCAAGCGTCAAAGCGCTACTAG
- a CDS encoding DUF4011 domain-containing protein — protein MPVWSKASKASTEKKAEVVSVGQGQEEGSEELRKWLSGLKPVTGADTMLRFVKTPEGAIDLSNAHPSGLAQLLAGRRTRLSTLIRDRQQYLVAARAARNIRSKIFELSNDRGIEAGYLSAGTVVWTSAVGGKPQRVSAPVMLTSIVLTVRPGEDDFELQLTEQARMNPALVRHLKTVHGIVFDVNAVARMAYNTARLDPQPVLDRLSTLVQPIHGAEVEFNLLVTTLADLSGNLDDPWINLNNPTVAALATAANGGEIEPEPIKAGRFPSLDVRDPADELLLLDADTDQQYVVDAVRAGDSLVVSTPPGSGQTQTAINAIGALVCEGKSVLVVGDRQSSLAGLSAHLESLGLDSLLFRPGNGTTPQQLKAQLVRAIMRNEKALEPQLGNLHQTLTGHRHALMDHVASLHNVRERWGCSPYQAMQSLAELTSIHPAPSTTVRLKRSVLDNIKDREELAARLRRAAELGSFSRASTSSPWYGARLVTRKETEEAQQLARLAAEKLPVLRDRMKQVSDHAEIRLGETFTEWGAQLELLIAVRESLDKFTPDIFDRPVHDLISATASSAWRRERNIEMPSMQRSRLRRVAKEYVRPGVHIADLHSSLVLVQEQRALWAGYATTQRHPAVPSGLADLGALYRELDTELRRLGDALKHTSAGGSLHGTPYPELMERLESLVADTDTLESLPERTLLIEEMREHGLGELLADLAEREVPASSVAAELDLAWWQSALEAMISGDDYLAMSDGDSLRRLEAEFRLADQAHIASGAARLRWQLAQRWRQGLVDHPRQAELLRALLKDGRVTLPALSAQAPDLVPMLVPVWSVSPYLLTGVLPAEQKFDAVVVIDAESTSLQAVLPAIARARQVVAFGDAKIANARTFSVAVEPPVAGVAGHETVESAFKALSRVLPSWQLNWVYRAVDEDLILQLSKNYYDGGLKRLPDGNSVTGLDRSILVEYIPDGTGLPGADHEGVESVTAEVNRVVDLVFEHATLRPRTSLAVVTASLRHAARIGEAIRLQLPNHPLLASFFAAGPESFRVVDLERAQGLVRDHVIFSLGYGRTPHGRALHSFGPLSAEGGRNRFALAMTRARRSMHVLSCFRPEDLDLDRLSHGAVDFYELLDRELSGNSNLGTPASRAVASEQALGEDPLVADLGERLRARGARVWHLYDGVLDIAAAADPVHTIGREGAEIPTPVAIESDGTERYRRMSVRERSRLRPQLLERMGWRYMSLWTIEVFTDPSSCADRIGSYLGLENHILTSTESPQHGFLDMDVEQLNLDKAKPAFTRPSTAASGKQPGENGSERDQAADRKAAMTEQDSGTGNGGAEGDAGGQDGATAEKARETTPAKHSSGGILPTKAAEDDPRAWGDEAGYDHEQWLKEQKPPHWG, from the coding sequence ATGCCGGTATGGTCCAAGGCGTCTAAAGCTAGTACAGAAAAGAAGGCAGAAGTCGTGTCAGTAGGTCAAGGCCAGGAAGAGGGCTCTGAAGAGCTCCGCAAATGGCTGTCTGGTCTCAAACCCGTCACCGGGGCAGACACTATGCTGCGTTTCGTCAAGACGCCCGAAGGCGCTATTGACCTCAGCAACGCGCATCCCTCAGGCTTGGCGCAGCTGTTGGCGGGCCGCAGGACACGCTTGTCCACCCTGATCAGGGACCGCCAGCAGTATCTCGTGGCTGCCCGGGCAGCCCGGAACATCAGGTCGAAGATTTTTGAGCTCAGCAATGACCGCGGTATCGAAGCCGGCTACTTGTCCGCCGGTACCGTGGTGTGGACATCAGCCGTCGGTGGCAAACCGCAGCGTGTCTCCGCTCCCGTCATGCTCACGTCCATTGTCCTTACGGTCCGGCCGGGAGAGGACGACTTCGAACTCCAGCTCACCGAGCAAGCGCGCATGAACCCGGCCCTGGTGCGTCACCTGAAGACGGTGCACGGCATCGTCTTTGACGTCAACGCCGTGGCCCGCATGGCGTACAACACCGCGCGATTGGATCCGCAACCTGTCCTGGATCGTCTGTCCACGCTGGTTCAGCCGATCCATGGCGCAGAGGTAGAGTTCAACCTTCTGGTGACAACGCTGGCCGACCTCTCCGGCAACCTCGACGATCCCTGGATCAACCTGAACAACCCCACCGTGGCCGCGCTGGCCACTGCTGCCAACGGCGGCGAGATCGAGCCGGAACCCATCAAGGCAGGCAGGTTCCCCAGCCTGGATGTCCGTGATCCAGCCGATGAACTCCTTTTGCTTGATGCCGACACGGACCAGCAGTACGTAGTTGACGCCGTTCGCGCCGGAGACTCCCTGGTAGTCAGTACGCCGCCGGGGAGCGGGCAAACCCAGACCGCCATCAACGCCATCGGTGCGCTGGTCTGCGAAGGAAAGTCGGTCCTGGTAGTGGGGGACCGGCAGTCCAGCCTCGCCGGATTGTCCGCGCACCTTGAATCACTCGGACTCGATTCGCTGCTCTTCCGCCCCGGTAACGGAACCACCCCGCAGCAGCTCAAAGCCCAGCTGGTTCGGGCAATCATGCGCAACGAGAAGGCGCTTGAGCCGCAGCTTGGCAATTTGCACCAGACATTGACCGGGCATCGGCACGCGCTGATGGACCACGTTGCGTCCCTGCACAACGTCCGTGAGCGTTGGGGCTGCTCGCCCTATCAGGCCATGCAGTCTCTCGCGGAACTGACATCCATCCATCCGGCTCCCTCCACGACCGTGCGTCTGAAGCGCAGCGTCCTGGACAACATCAAGGACCGCGAGGAACTCGCTGCACGGCTCCGGCGTGCTGCAGAACTTGGAAGCTTCAGCCGGGCTTCGACCAGCAGTCCTTGGTACGGCGCCCGTTTGGTCACCCGCAAGGAAACCGAGGAAGCGCAGCAGCTTGCCCGCCTGGCCGCGGAGAAACTCCCCGTCCTGCGCGACCGCATGAAGCAGGTGTCCGATCACGCCGAGATCCGCCTGGGCGAGACCTTTACGGAATGGGGTGCCCAGCTCGAACTGCTGATTGCTGTGCGCGAGAGCCTGGACAAGTTCACGCCGGACATCTTTGACCGCCCGGTGCACGACCTCATTTCGGCCACTGCCAGTTCGGCGTGGCGGCGTGAGCGGAACATCGAGATGCCTTCCATGCAGCGCTCCAGGCTGCGGCGCGTGGCCAAGGAATATGTGCGGCCTGGTGTTCACATTGCTGATCTCCACAGTTCGTTGGTCCTTGTCCAGGAGCAACGCGCGCTGTGGGCGGGTTACGCCACAACGCAACGCCATCCGGCAGTTCCCTCGGGGCTGGCCGATCTCGGCGCGCTCTACCGCGAGCTCGATACCGAACTTCGCAGGCTCGGTGACGCCCTCAAGCACACCTCCGCCGGCGGCTCGCTTCACGGTACGCCCTACCCGGAGCTCATGGAGCGCCTTGAGAGTCTCGTGGCAGACACTGACACGCTGGAGTCGTTGCCGGAGCGCACCCTCCTGATCGAGGAAATGCGTGAGCACGGCCTTGGAGAGCTGCTGGCGGATCTGGCGGAACGCGAAGTTCCCGCGTCCTCGGTGGCCGCCGAGCTGGACCTGGCCTGGTGGCAGTCCGCCCTGGAAGCGATGATCAGTGGCGACGACTACCTCGCCATGTCCGATGGCGACTCCCTGCGCCGCCTTGAAGCCGAGTTCAGGTTGGCCGACCAGGCGCACATCGCCAGTGGTGCTGCCCGGCTCCGGTGGCAGCTCGCACAAAGGTGGCGCCAAGGGCTGGTTGACCACCCCCGCCAGGCCGAGCTGCTGCGTGCCTTGCTGAAGGATGGGCGGGTAACTTTGCCTGCCCTGAGCGCCCAAGCTCCGGACCTCGTGCCGATGCTGGTCCCGGTGTGGTCTGTCAGCCCTTATCTGCTCACCGGAGTCCTCCCCGCCGAGCAGAAGTTTGACGCCGTGGTGGTCATCGACGCCGAGTCGACATCCCTGCAGGCAGTCCTTCCCGCGATCGCACGTGCCCGCCAGGTGGTGGCGTTCGGCGACGCGAAGATCGCCAACGCCCGGACCTTCAGCGTGGCCGTTGAGCCGCCGGTAGCCGGGGTGGCCGGCCACGAAACCGTGGAGAGTGCGTTCAAGGCCCTCTCCCGGGTCTTGCCCTCGTGGCAATTGAACTGGGTTTACCGGGCAGTTGACGAAGACTTGATCCTGCAGTTGAGCAAGAACTATTACGACGGCGGCCTGAAGCGACTGCCCGACGGCAACTCGGTCACTGGCTTGGATCGTTCGATCCTTGTCGAGTACATTCCCGACGGCACAGGACTCCCCGGAGCCGATCACGAGGGCGTGGAGTCGGTCACCGCCGAAGTGAACCGTGTGGTTGACCTCGTCTTCGAGCACGCCACGTTGCGTCCACGCACCAGTTTGGCCGTGGTGACAGCAAGCCTGCGCCACGCTGCCAGGATCGGCGAGGCCATCAGGCTTCAACTGCCGAACCATCCTTTGTTGGCGTCCTTCTTCGCGGCCGGCCCTGAGTCCTTCCGTGTGGTGGATCTTGAACGCGCGCAAGGTCTGGTCCGCGACCACGTGATCTTCTCCCTCGGTTACGGGCGCACACCCCACGGCCGGGCACTCCACTCTTTTGGCCCCTTGTCGGCTGAAGGTGGCCGTAACCGCTTCGCCTTGGCGATGACCAGGGCCCGGCGCTCCATGCACGTACTGAGCTGCTTCCGGCCCGAGGATCTTGACCTGGATCGCTTGTCGCACGGTGCTGTGGACTTCTATGAGTTGTTGGACCGGGAACTCTCCGGCAACAGCAATCTCGGAACCCCGGCGTCCCGCGCGGTCGCCAGTGAGCAGGCCCTCGGCGAAGACCCTTTGGTCGCCGACCTTGGAGAACGCCTGCGTGCCAGGGGTGCCCGCGTGTGGCACCTCTACGACGGCGTCCTGGACATTGCCGCCGCTGCCGATCCGGTGCACACGATTGGCCGCGAGGGAGCCGAGATTCCAACGCCGGTGGCCATCGAATCCGATGGCACGGAACGCTACCGGCGCATGAGTGTCCGTGAACGCAGCAGGTTGCGGCCGCAGCTCCTGGAGCGCATGGGCTGGCGGTACATGTCGCTCTGGACCATCGAGGTCTTCACCGACCCGTCCTCCTGCGCTGACCGAATCGGTTCCTACCTCGGCCTGGAGAACCACATTCTCACCTCCACGGAATCTCCGCAGCATGGTTTCCTGGACATGGATGTTGAACAATTGAATCTGGACAAGGCAAAGCCAGCGTTCACTCGCCCTTCGACCGCTGCCTCGGGTAAGCAGCCCGGGGAAAATGGCAGCGAGCGGGACCAGGCAGCGGACAGGAAAGCAGCAATGACGGAACAAGACAGCGGCACGGGCAACGGCGGTGCCGAAGGCGACGCCGGCGGCCAGGACGGGGCCACTGCTGAAAAAGCTAGGGAAACGACCCCCGCCAAGCACAGCTCCGGCGGCATCCTTCCCACGAAAGCCGCGGAGGACGACCCCCGAGCCTGGGGCGACGAGGCCGGCTACGACCACGAGCAGTGGTTGAAGGAGCAGAAGCCCCCGCACTGGGGATAA